The following are from one region of the Nymphalis io chromosome 21, ilAglIoxx1.1, whole genome shotgun sequence genome:
- the LOC126776927 gene encoding probable RNA-binding protein EIF1AD, with the protein MSKVTKRKHVMNEALWDDYELPKANQSIVKVLKSRGNNLHEVTTPAGEEYLVSMPTKFRKNIWVKRGSYILVEPITEGDKVKAEIVKIMKKDSIKYYKENNLWPKAFDDNRKQDEALNSSDSSDSSDDSDSNSEIENSSK; encoded by the exons atGTCGAAAGTAACGAAAAGGAAGCATGTAATGAATGAAGCTTTGTGGGACGATTATGAGTTGCCGAAAGCAAATCAAAGTATTGTCAAAGTTTTGAAAAGTAGAGGAAACAATCTTCATGAg GTCACTACTCCTGCCGGTGAAGAATATTTAGTATCAATGCCTACTAAgtttcgaaaaaatatatggGTAAAACGTGGAAGCTACATCCTAGTCGAACCAATAACAGAGGGAGACAAAGTAAAAGCggaaatagtaaaaattatgaagaaggactctataaaatattacaaagaaaacaatttgTGGCCTAAAGCATTTGATGACAATAGAAAACAAGATGAAGCACTTA ACTCTAGTGACTCTAGTGACTCTAGTGATGATAGTGATAGCAATAGTGAGATAGAAAATagtagcaaataa